The candidate division WOR-3 bacterium genome segment CCGAAGTTGTCGCTGTTGCTGTTGTTCTTCGCGGCCGGGTGTGCGCTGCCCGGCCGGGCCGGACCGGGAGAGGTCGATGCCGGCGATAGAGTCGCGGCGCAGTTCATCGAGAACCACATCTACGTGCCGGTGACAGTGGCGGGGAAAGAGCGGCTCTGGATTCTCGACTGCGGCGCGGGTGGGTCGGTGATTGACCGGGAGTTCGCGAACGAACTCGGGCTTGAGACCAAGGGCGAAGTCGAGGCGATGGGCGTGGCCGGTTCAGTGAAGACCGGCTTTGCTTCGGTCCCGCGATTGCGCGTTGGTGGCATCGAGTTGGAAAGCCAGCCGATGGTGGTACTGGGAATAGCGGAGCTGATGCGCCGGAACACCGGAACCGAGCCGGCCGGCATCCTGGGCTACGACTTCCTCTCCAAGTTCGTGACCAGGGTGGACTTCGCCGGCCAGACGGTCACGCTCCTTCGGCCCGAGAGTTTCGTCTACCGTGGTCCGGGTCGGACGATACCGATGCGTGTTGAGGCAAACATCCCGGTGGTAGAGATGGCGGTCGACGGGGAGTATCGCGGGCAGTGGCGGCTCGACATCGGCGCTTCAATATCGGCGTTTCACCACCACGCGGTCGAGAAGTTCGGGCTGGCCGCGAGAAGCGGGGTTGAGCGGCTCGCCGCCGGAATGGGAGGCAGACAGCGCCATCGACTGGTGCAGTTCGCTGACGCGGAACTGGCCGGGTTCAAGTTGGAGCGGCCGGTGCTGTCGGTGCCGGTCGAGGCCGGCCCGGGTGCCTTTGCCGGGACCAGCGTGCTCGGGACCGTGGGCAATTCGGTGCTGCACAACTTCGTGCTCTACCTCGACTACCGGGGCAAGCGTGTCGTAGTGGAGAAGGGGTCAGAGTTCGGCAAACCGATGGTGCTTGACCGCAGCGGGCTCCAAGTCAGCCGGAATGACAGCGGCAGCTTCGAGGCCATCTGTGTGGCCGCGAACACGCCTGCGGACAAGGCCGGATTCAAGACCGGCGACGTCATCGAAACCGTGGACGGCCAGTCGCCGGAAGCACTGGGAGGCCTGAGCCGGATACGCGAAATGCTGCGGGCCGCGTCAGGTACACATTACCAGGTCGCTGTGCGTCGCGGAGATACCCGCCTCAGCCTAGACTTGGTGCTGGCCGAACTGTTCTAGGTCCGGCTGGCTTCGGTCACGCGGAAATGTTGGGGTTCAGCCGCGCTTGACTATGCGCGCTCGGCGCTGTAGAACGACAGCAAGTCAACAGGAGGTCGAATGAGAAATTCCGTGCTCTACGTGCTCCCGTTCGTTTTGCTTGCCGCCTGCCGCAACCAGTCACCGCCGGAGAAGCCGATCTCACCCATCGGACCGGTCTCCTGTACCACCGGCGTGGCGTACACGTACAAGGTAATGGCAGTCCACCCGCAGGGTCAGCGTATCGAGTTCCAGTTCGACTGGGGCGGGACAGTGGCCGACTGGGGCAACTGGGCCGCGAGCGGCGAGACCACATCGGTCAACCATGACTTCGACACCGCCGGGACATACGCGATTGCCGTCCGGGCTCGCGACAGCGCAGGGCTGCTTTCCATCTGGTCCGACCCGTTGTCAGTCACTGCTGTCAGCATCCCGAGCGGGCCGGCACGCAGCCTGTCGCTATGGGCAGAGACCGATTCGACGGTGCGGCTTGCCTGGAGTCCGCCGGTCGAAGGCGTGCCCAACCTCTACCGGGTGATGTTCAAGCCGGCCCGCGACACGCTGCGCGTCGCGCTCGAGACAAACGACACGACCTGCGTGCACGACCCTGCCGGCCTCACCGGTGACTATCGCGTGCTCGCGCGGTTCGGCGGCATCTACGTCGAACCCGAGGAGACGCTGTCGACGATACCGGTGCAAAGCGGCACGACCACGGTCGGCGAGTTGAGCGGCACGGGCAGACCGGGTTGCGGTTGGCCCGGGCCGGGTCGCGCCGCGGCGACGTACGACATGAGCGATACGGCGTGGGTCGATCTGGTTGACTTCTACGTGACCGACTTCAAACCGGGCTCCAGCGGTCCGACCTACTATCTCGCGAGTCCCGGCCTCGCACCGGATGACTCGGGCGGCAGCGTGCCGGCCGGACGCTGGCACGTCACGAGCTTCGCGGAGCTCGCGGGCGAGCAGAGCCGGGTGCCGCCGGTCGGGGACAGCGCGTGGAGGAGCTCGGCGCGAGTTCCCGGCGCGATGGTTGCGGGGTGCCGTACCGAGCAAGGCTACTTCGCTATGATCAGCGTCGGACAGCTGCGAATACAGCAGAAGGAGGTGCGCCTGCAGGCCTGGTTCCAGTCAGTGCAGGGACTGCGCCTGCTGCGGCACTGACCCTCCGCCGAGAGCATCGAACAGAGGCGCCCCGGGCCGCCTCTGCGTTCCATTGCGGTTTGACAGCACTCCGCGGTCGAGATATCATCACATATGCGGAGTGGATGCCGGCTGACCCGACCGAGGAGAGATTCCCTTGTCCCAAACGCCTGAAGGACCGTGCCGCCGCCCCGACCAGCCGTCGCTGCCCGAGTTTGATCCGTTCGGGTGGCTGAAGGGCCGGCGCCAGTTCACCCGCGCGCGACACATCGGCGCGGTGCTGGTGCGACACGGACTGGCGGAGTTGGCGATGCGGCTGGGGCTGGAAGGACGGCTGAGGTTCGGGCGCAAGGCGCGACCCGACGCAGCGGCGCTGAGCGAGCCGGAACGACTGGTCAAGGCACTCGAGGAACTCGGGCCGACGTTCATCAAGCTCGGGCAGATGCTCTCCACGCGGCCAGATCTTGTGCCGCCCGACTTCGTCAAGGCGCTGGCGAAGCTGCAGGACAATGTTCCGGGTATCCCATACGATGAGGTGGAGCGCGTCGTAGCTACCGAGACCTGCCGTCTGCCGGACGACATCTTTGCCGAGTTCGACCGCGAGCCACTGGCCGCCGCTTCCCTCTCCCAGGTCCACCGTGCCAGACTCGCGACCGGCGAGGAAGTGGCGGTCAAGGTGCAACGGCCCGGCATAGCCCGGATGATAGACGGCGACCTCGCCATCCTCGCATCGGTCGCCAGGTTCATCGAGCGGCATCAGCCCGACCTCGTGATGTATGACCCGGTTGGCCTCGTCGCCGAGTTCGACCGCAGCCTCAGGCTCGAGCTGGATTTCGTCCACGAAGGACAGAACGCTGACATCTGCCGTCGCAACTTCGTTGACGACCCGTCGGTTATTGTCCCGAAGATACACTGGAACTGCACGACCAGCCGGCTGCTCGTCCTCGATCTGTTCACCGGGGTGAAGGCGACCGACGCGGCCGGGCTCGGGCAGGCGGGTATCGACCGACACAAGCTCGGGCAGTCCGGCGGCCGCGTGTACATGAAGATGATTTTCGAGCACGGGTTCTTCCAGCCCGACCCGCATCCCGGCAACCTGGTCGTGATGTCCGACGGCCGGCTGGGCGTGATCGACTACGGCATGTTCAGCCGCATCGACGACGAAACCCGCGACTTGCTGGTCGACATGCTGCTCGCCGCCTATCGGCAGGACAGCAACCGATTGCTGCGGCTCGTGCTCAAAGTCGGCTCGAAGGGCGCGCACGTTGACGAAGCCGGCCTGCACACCGACATCAGGGATCTGCTCGACCGCTACTACGGGGCGAATCTGCGCGAGCTGTCGTTCGGGCGCGTGCTGCGCGAACTGCTGGCCGTCATTCGCCGGCACCGGATTACAGTTCCCGCCGGGCTCGCGATGGTCGTGCGCGGCCTCGCCACGGTCGAAGGGCTCGGTCTGCTCATCGACCCGGAATTCAACTTCATCGAGGAAATGAAGCCGTTCCTCGAAAGACTGGCCTGGCGCCGGTTCGGCCCGCTGGGCTGGTTCAAGGACCTGCGCCGCTACGAGGCCGACTTCGAGTCGCTGGTCCGCGACCTGCCCGCCGACCTGAGACAGATCAGCGACTGGCTGAAGAAGGGCGAGATAAAACTCCAGATTGACCACGAAGAGCTGCGCCAGATCGTCCGGAACCTCAGCGGCTCCAACAACCAGCTGGCTGCGGCCATCGTGCTGGCGGCGATCATCGTCGGCGCGTCGCTGCTCGTGGTGGCGGCGCCGACTGCACTGAGGAGCCTGGTGCCGGTCATCGGCATCGCGGCCTTCGTGGCCGCCGCTGCCATCGGCGTCTACCTGCTCCTGGCCGTCCTGCGACGCCGCTAGGGCCGCCCCGCTGAAAGAAAGCGGGAGCATCGCTCCCGCTCTCCAGAGAACCGGTCCGCTGCTACTGGATGAACCCGTGGGTCTTGAAGCGGCCCACGATGGTGTCCCTCGGCACAAGGCCGACAATGCGCGAGAGTTCGTTGCCCTTGGCATCGAGGAAGACAAGGGTTGGTATCGCCTGGACGTTGAACTTCTTCGCCAGTTCCTTGTTCTCGTCGGAATCGATGGACTTGATCTCGATCTTTCCCGCATACTCCGTTTCCAGAGCTTCAATAATGGGCTTCAGTTGTTTGCAGGGAGGGCACCACGTCGCCCAGAAATCCCAGAGCTTGGGAAGATCGGTGGCCGCTTCGGCCTTGGGCTGAGGCGGGGCGGCGGGCACCTTCTCTGCCTTCGAGCCGCATCCGGCAACGACAAGCAGTGCAAGGACGAATGTGATTGTCAGGTTTCGCATGAGGAAACTCCTTTCGCCAACCATTCTGGGCCGGCGGCGAGACAAGTCAACCAAAGCCGAGCGACAGCAGACTACGGTCTACCCCAGGAGGGACGCGGTTTTCCCGTGTCCCCCTCAATCAACAGTGTCCCGCAGTCGCTACGACTTGAGCTTGAGAGCCTGGGTGATGGAGATGTTGCTCTTGCCGTCCTTCTCGTAGACCAGCATCTTGATCACCTCGGTCTTGTCCGGATTTATCCACTCCAGCATGCCGACCTTGCCGCCTTCCGGATCCCTGGCCCATCCAGCCTTCTCAACGGATGACTGGTACCACGCTTCGATCTGCGGACGCGGGTCGGCGGAGACGAGAGTCCAGCTCGTGCCTTTGCTGTCCTCGGTGTTGAGCGCCATGCGTTCGACGGCGGTCGCGCCCGGGTAGCGCAGGTAGTCGGGCAGAGTGGAGATGTCGACCGCCGGCGGGCCTGACGGTCTGGCGGTCGGCTGCGGCGCGGATTCACGGCAGCCGGAAACGACAAGCAGGGCAAAAACGAACGCGGTTATGATTCTCTGCATCGGAGGGTTTTCCTTTCGCTTACGATTGAGAGCCTCTGCCCGGCCGAGTCGGTCCGGGCCGGCCGCGGTCCGCTCTCCTGTCGTGCGGCACGTGCATGTCCTCGAACGCGGACTGCTATCGCTCCAACGCAGGGGGGTTGCCTTCGATGAGGACGGTGTTGGTATGCAGCCCGAGAAGGAAGAAGCCCGGGAGGTTCCAGAGGAACTCGTACCACTTGTAGTATGACTTGACGCGCATCTGACTAAGATTGACTTGTCTGGCCCAGGTGGCGGTGTTGAGTGCGCCGTTTGAGATTGGCACCAACCCCCAGAACAGGGAAACCTGTCTGAGTTCGAACCTGACCGTTGCCGGTTCGTTCGCCAGCAGCGTGACGGTCTGACCGGGCGGGGCCTTCACGTACAAGGTGCTGCAACTGATGAGCAGCAGAAGTGCGGACACGAGCAACACGGGTTTCCTCACAGGGCCTCCTTTATGTCAGTCTACGAACGCGGTGCGCGCTGTCAACAGGCGCGAGCGTAGGTCGCGCGTGGGCGACCTCCTTCAGGCTACGGCGCGCAGGCGGCGATATCCTGCGGGTTCAGGACGATGCTCGCTATCTGCGCCTCGATGCGGCGGACGGCTTCCGCGCTGCGGTTGCCCGGCCGCAGGTAGCCGAGGTCAGCCGGCACGAGGTGAAGCGTGAGCCGGACCCGGCGATGGAAGACAAGCAACTTGCTCGTCCCATCGTACTGGACCGGCGCGACGAAGACGCTGGCGATGTTGTAGCCGAACGTCGAGCCTTGGTGACCGTTCGTCGCGACTTCGGCCGGGTAGACCGAACCGTAGTACTTGGGGTCGGGCGAGACGGAAGCGGGCAGTTCTGGGTCGGAGATGACCCGCGGCGGCTGCACCGGGTAGACAGCCGACGCGCACGGAATCGTCTCGGTCTCGACCGCGTCGACCGTGAGACCCGTCACCTTCATGTCCTGCGGCATGACAAGCTGAGCTACGGCAATCGGGACTGCGGGCGCGCCCACCTCCCACGCGCTCACGCAGTGCCCCAGTGAGACCGCGGTCAGCCCGTCCTGCTCCCGCAGGACGAGCTGTGTCCGGTCGAACGTCAGCTCGGCCGGCACGGTCAGACCCAGGGCGACCGCAACGGCTGCGGCCAGGATCGCGGCAATTCCCCTCATCGTATTCTCCTATCTTGCGACAACGACTCGGTTCACGCGCTGGGCCGCGCACACGAAGTAGACCCCGGAGGCAAGGTGCGAGACGTGGTTGGGGCCGGGCTTCAGCGTCATCACGCTGCGGCCGCAGATGTCCAGCAGCAGGGGCCTTGGGACACGATCCGAATTGCCCGGCAATTCGGTCATGTCCCGCGGCAGGAACAGCACGCCGCGCACGACGGTAGTTCCGAGCTTGGGGCTTGAAGCTCGGGGCTTGTGGTTTTCCTCAACCCCGCTGCCCGAAGTCACCCAGACCGGCATCGCCGGCGCACCCATCAGGTTCATCTCGTAGTCACTCCACCGAGAAACCAGGTTCGTGTCGGCAAAGGGCGCGGCCCGGGCACGACTCGCGGTGAAATCCTCCAGGCTTCCCGGGCCGGAGTGGCCGAAGAGCGAGCTGACGAAACCTTCGACCATCATCGCTGCGTACTTCCGCTGCGGGTTGTAGGCATCAAGCACCCCGAGGCGGGAGTTGCCGATGCCGGCGACAGCGCCACCGTTCGGCGCGCCCAGCGCGTACTCCAGTATACAGTCCATCCCGTCGAAGTGCCCGGTCAGACAGCCGACCGCGATGAAGATGGTGTAGTTGGGTCCGTTGGTGAGGTTCTGGACATCAGCTCTGCCAAGAGTCCAGTTGTGGTTCTCCCAGCCGCAACCGTAGGCATCGGTCCCGCCGTGGTCCCATTGGATGTAGATATGCTGGCCCGCGTTCAGTGCATTCAGCACAGCGGTGCGGTGATTGCCGGTGTGCGAGTCGTACACCCTGGTACAGGGCTTCATGCTCTGCGGCAGGTATGCGGAGTCATACAGCTCCATCGTTGCTTCTCCGAGAACCTCGGGATTGTGGGAGATGTCGAACCCGGTCAGGAGTACGTTGCGCAGGTAAGCGGCGGACGAGTCGGCACAGTAGGCGAGGAACTTGTCCACAAACAAGTCTACCGAACTGATGTAGGTGGCCGGCAGCCGGGCCACGTGCACGTCGGGGTAGAGGTCGACGGAATCCTCGACCTCGCCGAAGAGACTGTCGCCGTCCCGGTCCCAGTCGCCGTCGAGGTCGGAGAAGTAGAGGTCGGTAGGAACCGTGTCCTTTATCGGCGGCAGGATGCTCGATGCATCCACCCAGCCCTTTCGGCAGGGCAGGATGTCGTCGTCACCGCCGAGGAGCACATGGGTCGTGCCCCAGTTCTGGTACGCATGGCGGATGAAACTGCGAATCTTCTCCGCCCGGTCCCGTCCCGGAAAGGAGGCGTAGATTGCTTCGGCCGAGACGGTGGTGTCGGCAAGGCCGACGTTGTTCTCAAGCCAGGCGCCAAGCGGTGCGAACCGCGTCACGAACGAGTCGGTCGTCACCGTGACGTGGTCGTACGGCTGGCCGGATACTATGGCCGGCAGTAGCAACGCTGCCGCACACAGCACTTGTCTCATCTTACAAGTTTGGCTGACCGTCAGCACATCGTCAAGGAGCGGGGCCTGCCGGCGAACAAGTCAGTAGCCCAGATCGAGGTTGACAGCGTTAAGGAAGTCCGTCCGTCCGGCCGCGAATCGCCGGATGTTCTCCATGACTTCGTCCCAGCGTGCTAGGTCGTCCAGCGGCGATGCGGCCCGGTGCGGCGAGAGCACGACATTGTCGAGCTGGTGGAACGGGAGCCGATATGGGTACCTCCGGCCATCGGGATCGGGCTCGGGCACGTAGTTGTACCAGACGTCAATCGCCGCGCCCCGGATCGTACGTTGCTGCAGCGCCCGGTACAGCGCCTCCTCGTCAAACACCGGGCCGCGACCGACGTTCACCACCAGCCCGTCCGGACCCAGGAGTTCGAGTTCCCGGGCCTGGATGAGTCCGCGCGTGTCGTCGGTTTCGGGCAGTGCCGCAATGAGGACGTCCACCTGCTGAAGGAACCGGTCGAGCTCGGTGGGTTCGAACCGCGCTGCCGGGGTCGGCATCGGCTCGCTCCTGCCCGTCCATTCCCGGCGCAGCACCGCGAAGCTGGTGTCGAACCGCGACAGCAGGGAATGCACCTGGCGGTTGACGCGGCCGTAGCCAAGCAGGCCTACGGCGCGACCTCGTAACGGCAGGGACTTCGCGTCGGTGTCTCCGGTACGCCACCGGCCCTGCCGCATCCAGCGGTCGTGCTGGACCACGTGGTTCGTCAGTGCCAGCAGCAGGGCGACCGCATGCTGGGCGGTGAAACCGGCATTGCCATGACCGTTGATGAGCACGACGCCGCGCTCACGGAAGTACCGCTTGAACCTCGGGAGCAGGTGCTGTACGCCCGCCCCGGGGTTAATGAACAGCTTCAGTTGCTTCGCCGCCCCGAGCATCGCTTCTTCCGGCTGCCAGCCCACGACTATGTCCGCGTCGGCGGCGAGTGATTGGAGAGTCCCGGGCTTAGAATCCGGCGGGAACACCAGCCTGACGCCCGCCGTATCGCGCAGCCCCTGTGCGAGGTACTCCCGAAGGTCATCACGCGGCTGCCAGATGAACAGAACAACCGTTTGGGGATTGTCCAGGTTTCCTCGCGACTACTTCTGTACCACGAGCCTGGTGACACCCGGCGGGCCGCGATTCACGCGGGACTGCGAACCTACAAAGTACACGCCGGGGGCGAGGTGGGAGACGTCGTTCGGGCCGGGAGCGAGGTCGAGAACCTTCCGGCCGGAGGCGTCCAAGAGGATAATTGCAGATTTCAGATTGCAGATTTCAGATTGCAGATTGAGGATGCCGCGGACGATGGTCGGGCCGAGGTTTATCGGTTGGCGTTCGGCGTTTGGCGCTTCTTCGACGTCGGCATGGCTGACATAGGCGCTGTCGAGTATCCAGTTGTCCGGGTCGACCGTTAGGCTGCTGGGATTCGCGGCGACGAGGAAGGTGTCGACCTGCGGGTTGGCTTCGGGACGAAGGGTGACCACGGTGCTGGCGACGGAGTTGAGTCGCACCGGGATGGGCGTGCGGAAATAGTCCGGCGCTCCGCTGCCATTGGCCTGGGCTAGGCTGGTGACCACCCGGAAGCTGTCACCGGCCGGTTCGCTGCTCCAGTTCAGATGGTACTTGGGATAGCCGGCCTCGTAGACCCACTCGTCAAAGAACCACGAGAGTTCCTTGCCGCTTTCCCGCTCGTTGATGCGGCAGTAGTCCTCGGTCGAGGCGTTGCCGTACTTGAAGCTGTCGCCGTAGGCGCGCAGGGCCTGGAAGAAGACGCCCGGCTGCTCCCACGCGGTGTCGCCCAGCACCCAGCGGAGCGTGTGCTCGACCCACGCGCCCTTGCAGTAGATGGTGCCGTAGTTGTAGATCTCCGACTCGGGCGGGTTGTAGATGGCGAAGCGGCGCGAGCGGTCCTGCTGGATGGCGGCGCGGCCCTTGCCGGCGATGTAGTTGTTGAACACGCTCCGGCCGCCGGCATGTCCGACATAGAGACACTCGAAGTAGGTGGCGAACCCCTCGTTGAGCCAGATGTGGGCGAAGTCGACGCAGGTGACCATGTCGCCGTACCACATGTGAGCCAGTTCGTGAGCCATTCCATCATCGTCGCCCTGGCGCAGCCAAGAGGTGTGAATCATGGTCAGGGTCTGGTTCTCCATCGCCCCCCAGGGGAAGCTGTAGTAGCCGGGAACCTGTCCGTACTTCTCGAACGGGTACGGCCCGAACATGGTCGTATCCGAGTAGTAGTCGAAGATCCCGGGGATGCAGTCGAACGTGCTGACCGAGACGGCGGAATCCTGCGGCCACATGAAGTACAAGGAGGGAACCGTGTCGCCGTTCGGCTGGATGAGGTCGTGCTTCCAGGACGAGAAGCGGGACGCGGCGAAGTTGATGAGGTAAGTGGCAATCGGGTAGGGGTGGTTCCACCAGTAGGTTTTCGTGCCCGAGCCGGAAGTGACCGAATCGAGCAGCCCGTTGGCGCAGACCTGGAACGTGTCGGGCACGGTGATATTGAGCATCACGCCGCGTTCCGGCTTGTCGAACGGCTCGTCCCAGCCGGGCATCCAGTAGCGGCAGTCTTTGGGCGGAGTGCAGGTCATCGCGTAGGCGTGACTGACTGTCGGCGGCCGGGCGAAGTAGTAACCCCGTTCGGCGGCGGTGGACTCGCGGTGGTAGAAGATATCGAGGACCGTGGAGTCGCCGATGGGCAGAGGGTTGTTCAGTTCGACGACCAGCAGGCCGGCGGGGGCGGTGAAGTTGAGCGGCGTGCCCAGACGTTTGACCGAGTCGCAGACGAGATTCACAAAGTGGAGTGTGCAGAGGAGGATAGCCGGCACATCGCTGCGGATGGAAAGCGCCTCGTGCGCGACGTAGGACTTGTTCGTCATCGGCAGTATGATGTCCAGCCGGTAGTGCCGCACATTGTAGGAGTGCAGCGACTCGGCTTCGGTGGCGCCGACGTAGCGCGCCCGGCAGGCCGCAGCCATCGGCCGGTCTCCCGTATGGGGCCGGTCCCCGAGAATCTCCTCAATCGATGGAGTGGCAGCGACCAGAGTCCCTGCCAGTGCCAAGAGCAGCAGCGTTTTCATCTCGACTCCTCACTCCTCCCGATCTACTTCTCCAGCAGTTCCGCTATCTGCAGCGCGTTGGTCGCCGCGCCCTTGCGCAGGTTGTCCGTGACAACCCAGAGGCTGATCTCCTCCGGTTCCGCGCCCTGGCGTACGCGGCTGACAAAGACCGAGTCGTTGCCACGGCAGTCGAACGGCGTAGCATAGTCCTTGCCCGTGCGCAGGACCACCCCGGGCGCGCTCTTGAGCGCCCGCACGGCTTCCCGGACCTTCACCGGCTCGCCGAAGCGGCAGGTCACTGCCAGTGCGTGGCCGACCAGCACCGGAACGCGCACGCAGGTCGAATTCACCTTCAGGTCGGGCAGGCCGAGTATCTTGGCCGATTCCCGTATGGTCTTCGTCTCCTCGCCGCTGTTGCCCTGCGGGTCCAGGTCGGCAATCTGGGGGATGACGTTGTCGGCGATCTGCGGGCCGAGAGGGCTGTCCTTCGCATCCGGCCGTTGCCGCAGCGCCACGAACTCGGTCTCGTACCGGAGTTGCTCGACCGCTGCTTTGCCCGCACCCGAGACCGACTGGTAGGAGGCAAGCCAAATCGCATTAAGACCGAACTCCTGGTGCAGCGGGTTGACCGCGACGACCAGGGGTATCGTCGTGCAGTTCGGGTTGGCGATGATGTTCTCGTGTCCATCGAGCGAGAGTGGGTTGACCTCGGGCACGACCAAAGGGACCTCGGGTTTGAGCCGGAACTCGCTCGACTTGTCGATAACCGGGCAGTGCTTGGAGATTTGCGGTACGAGCTTCCTCGCCAGGTCGGATTCAAGGCAGAAGAAGGCGACGTCCAGGCCCTGGAACCCGTCCGGGTCGACCTCCTTCACCTCGTACTCTCTGTCGCGGAACTTCAGCTTTGCGCCGGCGCTCCTGGCAGAGGCGAAGAGACGCAGGTCTTCGACCTTGTGCGGGCCGGACTCGAGGATGCGCAGCAGGGTCTCGCCTACGAGCCCGGTCGCGCCGGCAATGCCGATTCGCTTCATCTGGACCTCCAACTACTACCGCAAGGGCACCAGGAGACAAAGAGGAAACGAGAAGCTGCACGTGACGCGCCGAAGGCGCCTGATCCTGCTCGTGCCTTTGTGTCTTGGTGGTTCAAATCCGTTCTCCTAGTCACTGTAGCCATCGGGGAATTGACGATGCCACTGCCACGCATCGGCGATCATCTGCTCGAGGTTCTTCTCCGGCTTCCAGCCGAGTTCCTTGCGGATTCGCTCGGACGAAGCGATAAGCGTCGGCGGGTCGCCGGGACGGCGCGGCCCCACCTTCAGGGGTAGCTTGCGGCCGACAACCTTCTCGGCAGTGGCGAAGACCTCCTTGTTGGAATAGCCCGACCCGCTGCCGAGGTTGTAGATGACGTCGCGGTCGGCGATTGTCTCCATCGCCAGCAGATGGGCGCGCGCCAGGTCGTGAACGTGAATGTAGTCGCGGACGTTGGTGCCGTCCCGGGTCGGATAGTCGTCGCCGAAGAGCTCGAAGGTCCTGCCCGGCTGGAGCACGCTGCGCAGGATGTCCGGAATCAGGTGGGTTT includes the following:
- a CDS encoding M1 family metallopeptidase — translated: MKTLLLLALAGTLVAATPSIEEILGDRPHTGDRPMAAACRARYVGATEAESLHSYNVRHYRLDIILPMTNKSYVAHEALSIRSDVPAILLCTLHFVNLVCDSVKRLGTPLNFTAPAGLLVVELNNPLPIGDSTVLDIFYHRESTAAERGYYFARPPTVSHAYAMTCTPPKDCRYWMPGWDEPFDKPERGVMLNITVPDTFQVCANGLLDSVTSGSGTKTYWWNHPYPIATYLINFAASRFSSWKHDLIQPNGDTVPSLYFMWPQDSAVSVSTFDCIPGIFDYYSDTTMFGPYPFEKYGQVPGYYSFPWGAMENQTLTMIHTSWLRQGDDDGMAHELAHMWYGDMVTCVDFAHIWLNEGFATYFECLYVGHAGGRSVFNNYIAGKGRAAIQQDRSRRFAIYNPPESEIYNYGTIYCKGAWVEHTLRWVLGDTAWEQPGVFFQALRAYGDSFKYGNASTEDYCRINERESGKELSWFFDEWVYEAGYPKYHLNWSSEPAGDSFRVVTSLAQANGSGAPDYFRTPIPVRLNSVASTVVTLRPEANPQVDTFLVAANPSSLTVDPDNWILDSAYVSHADVEEAPNAERQPINLGPTIVRGILNLQSEICNLKSAIILLDASGRKVLDLAPGPNDVSHLAPGVYFVGSQSRVNRGPPGVTRLVVQK
- a CDS encoding PDZ domain-containing protein, giving the protein MSKGIPKLSLLLLFFAAGCALPGRAGPGEVDAGDRVAAQFIENHIYVPVTVAGKERLWILDCGAGGSVIDREFANELGLETKGEVEAMGVAGSVKTGFASVPRLRVGGIELESQPMVVLGIAELMRRNTGTEPAGILGYDFLSKFVTRVDFAGQTVTLLRPESFVYRGPGRTIPMRVEANIPVVEMAVDGEYRGQWRLDIGASISAFHHHAVEKFGLAARSGVERLAAGMGGRQRHRLVQFADAELAGFKLERPVLSVPVEAGPGAFAGTSVLGTVGNSVLHNFVLYLDYRGKRVVVEKGSEFGKPMVLDRSGLQVSRNDSGSFEAICVAANTPADKAGFKTGDVIETVDGQSPEALGGLSRIREMLRAASGTHYQVAVRRGDTRLSLDLVLAELF
- a CDS encoding thioredoxin family protein; translated protein: MRNLTITFVLALLVVAGCGSKAEKVPAAPPQPKAEAATDLPKLWDFWATWCPPCKQLKPIIEALETEYAGKIEIKSIDSDENKELAKKFNVQAIPTLVFLDAKGNELSRIVGLVPRDTIVGRFKTHGFIQ
- a CDS encoding AarF/ABC1/UbiB kinase family protein, giving the protein MSQTPEGPCRRPDQPSLPEFDPFGWLKGRRQFTRARHIGAVLVRHGLAELAMRLGLEGRLRFGRKARPDAAALSEPERLVKALEELGPTFIKLGQMLSTRPDLVPPDFVKALAKLQDNVPGIPYDEVERVVATETCRLPDDIFAEFDREPLAAASLSQVHRARLATGEEVAVKVQRPGIARMIDGDLAILASVARFIERHQPDLVMYDPVGLVAEFDRSLRLELDFVHEGQNADICRRNFVDDPSVIVPKIHWNCTTSRLLVLDLFTGVKATDAAGLGQAGIDRHKLGQSGGRVYMKMIFEHGFFQPDPHPGNLVVMSDGRLGVIDYGMFSRIDDETRDLLVDMLLAAYRQDSNRLLRLVLKVGSKGAHVDEAGLHTDIRDLLDRYYGANLRELSFGRVLRELLAVIRRHRITVPAGLAMVVRGLATVEGLGLLIDPEFNFIEEMKPFLERLAWRRFGPLGWFKDLRRYEADFESLVRDLPADLRQISDWLKKGEIKLQIDHEELRQIVRNLSGSNNQLAAAIVLAAIIVGASLLVVAAPTALRSLVPVIGIAAFVAAAAIGVYLLLAVLRRR
- a CDS encoding aspartate-semialdehyde dehydrogenase, producing the protein MKRIGIAGATGLVGETLLRILESGPHKVEDLRLFASARSAGAKLKFRDREYEVKEVDPDGFQGLDVAFFCLESDLARKLVPQISKHCPVIDKSSEFRLKPEVPLVVPEVNPLSLDGHENIIANPNCTTIPLVVAVNPLHQEFGLNAIWLASYQSVSGAGKAAVEQLRYETEFVALRQRPDAKDSPLGPQIADNVIPQIADLDPQGNSGEETKTIRESAKILGLPDLKVNSTCVRVPVLVGHALAVTCRFGEPVKVREAVRALKSAPGVVLRTGKDYATPFDCRGNDSVFVSRVRQGAEPEEISLWVVTDNLRKGAATNALQIAELLEK